The sequence ACATTAACGATTTTCAAGCCCAGAATGAAGTACAAAATGTTTGTTGCATGAAGCAGGTGTCTGGAGGGCAATTCTGTATCCTGTGGTTTAATCATTAATTGCTTTTTcaattgtttgctttttgctatAAACTGGCAAAACATAAAAGCTCCAGAAAATCAAAGAATTAGGAATCCTTTAATCAAATTATTATTAATGTCTTCAGCCTTGTATCTCTCTTGCTCCTTTGGGAGTGATTATAGCATGTATACTTGACAAATAGCTAAAATCTGCCTTTGAATGGAAATTCACCATCATTCTTAACTTGCAGTTTGTAGTCAAAATGGAGTTAAGAGTCAGTTTGTCTTCCCTTTTTATGCAAGGAGGAATTAAACAATCTGACCCAGGGCTGCCACACCAGACAGGGCATCAGAGGAGGAACTGCCCTTTACTTCATAGCTCAGAATCTCATCCTGGGGTTTTATTTCAGCCTGTGCTGCTGGTTCTGTTTGTGATGTTGGTCGTTTGCACAGCCTCACTATGCTTTAGTTTTACCTGTCTATAAAATAGAAAGATGATGCCTTGTTGTTGTAGGACCCTGCCAAGGAAAAACATCTTTTGCCCTTTCCTGTGAGCAGAAAGATGCTGTTACCCTCTTTTTTCTGTAGCCAGGCTAATATCAGTAACTACCCACTAAAGCATACATCCATCCTTCATGTAGCAAAGAAACTCCCATGTTAGTATACCCAGCATACTGATACCTAGGTAGTTTTCTGGACAGTTGAAGTCATTTATTATGTCCACGTGGTGGCCTGCAGTTGAGAACCGCAGTTCTGTCTGCTCCGGCAGCGCGTTGGGGATGCTCCCGGAGATCCGGGAAAGCTGGAGAGTGTAACCTGTTTCGGGGCCTCCCAGGCTGAATGCATACTCGATGTAACGTTTATTATATTTCCAGTCCTGCAGCTCAATCCGTAAGATGTAGTCCCCTTGTTTAGTAATGGAATAGGTCTTGTTCAGGCCTAGCCAGAATTCCTCTGCAAAGTTGTAGTAAATAAATGCTGTTAGTATGGAACTAGGTGTGACCACACTTAGTGTGTTTTTCAGATCTCTAACCCCTACGTCACGTAGCTCACTCACCTTTAAAAtatcagtatttaaaaatatatgttcaaACAATCTGGCAACGTCAAAATCAAGAGATGTCAGAGGTGAGGGTTAAGGGACAGAACCCACCAAGCAGAGAGTTATTGGGGTAAGAGTTATGTGATAAACTTTCCCCAAACCCCCATATCGCTCACACTGCTATTGAATTTGCTTTTACAGATAACCTGTGGGTAGTCTGTGTGAAAATATAGTATTTAAAAGGATTTATTCAGTGCTTTAATTAAATCAATAATATGAGTCTTGGGGACTGTTGATCTTTTCAGAGGTCTCTTGCTACATTCTTTTTGTTTACCTCTTCTTAATTGCACACTGGTGATCAATAAAAGCAAGAGATATAAATGAACTGGAGCTTCTCACTTAACTTTCCCACCTCTTGTGAAACTCTGAGAGGGAGCTCAAGTCATTTAAAACATGCATAATTGGAACTGTGTGACAAATGAAGCAAATGACATACATAAAACCTAATTGCAGttgttgtatttttaaaggaaggagctgcagaacTAAACTGAGGTTTTGGTACCCTTGTGTACAAAGTGAATTTAACTTGAGCAGTTTTCTTTTGCTAGAATTCTTGAGAATTAGTTTAATTAGTTTCATAAATTATATTAAGTAGCTTATTATCAGTGCCACAGGTATTAGTGCACAATGGGCAATCGCCACATGTAGGAATAGCGTAGCTGAATGTGAGTGCCATACATGCAGGTGGCATTTAAAGCAATAGAATACAAGATGGTTGAGTAAAATACTCCCACAATTTACAGGGAAGGAGTAGTATAGTAGCCTGTTATGTTTTATCACCTTAGAATATGCAGCACAGAACTGAGTAGGACATAGCTGAGTGATGCGATCCTCTGCAAAATCTTTTTGACACTGAAAAGATGTGGCTTCATGTTGGTTTAGTACATGGGAATTGGAGACCAATCAAGGAGCAACTGTAGCATTCAGCACAATTAGACAAACTCTACAGGTAAAAGTCTACCTCAGTTGTGAGCTACTGTCCCAAAATGTGGGAAAAGTTGAGATGTAGCAGCTCTTTATGGTAGAAGAGGTGGAAGTGAGTCAGTATTGCTGCCCACATTGGTGAGGTTTTGATCTGTGCTGTGCCTAGAAAGTCAAATTATTTTCGAGACAAAAGTAGAGTCATCTCATTGTATGagaaaaatagggaaaatatTCTGGATGGGGAGGCTGTTGGGCAGCACTTGGTGCTACAGATTCTTGGGAGTTGATGATCAGTGGGGGAATATGGGTGTTTCCTCACCCTGTCTGACCGTGGGGGGGATTGGCCACTGCACAGAGAAGCTGGAGGGGTTTGTGCAGGGGAGCACACACAGTGTCAGGCTCTCTTGAGGCTGGAAGAAATTGGTGTGGAGGTTTTAAGGGAAACAAGATTGCAGAAATTTTAAGAGAAAGTAGTGACAGCAACTTGGTGAGGTTTTGCGTTTATGTATATTTTGAAGGCTTGGGGAGGTGTTTTTATAAATAGTAAAATCTCAataattaaaatagtatttaaggCATTATGGCATTGATTTAGCAGAGGCTTCTAAACACACGTTTGAAGGTGTGTTGGACAATTTTACTGAGTTACGTTTTCTGGTAAGTGCTTCCTGGTGTTCTACTAATTAGGTAAGCTGTTCAGATTTGATTGCAGGTTTTGTCTGCTCTCATGTGAACACCTTTCAGTAAGAAGATTCAGCTTCTCAAATAAACTGATAcgaagaaaaagacacaaaaaagggCATTTTTACCATTGAGGTCACCAAAACCATTTGTATAGGCATCCCAGGTTTGGTTGAAATCTAGTGATCCATCCACTCTGTTCTGGATTACAGTCCAGGAGCTGCCTGTGAATGAGAAGGGGGAATAAGTCACAAAGCCTGGCTTAAGTGTTTAAAGCACTAGAGAGAGGATGGAGAGTAACTGAGACCACCAGCTTGTGACCTGTGGACTGCTGTGGCTGCCCTTACGCAAGTGAGCTCTCTACCACAGTGAGGAAGAAAGTGGGTTTGCACTGAAGGTGACTCCATAAGAATCCCATTTACTCTTCATTTTGCAACAGATCTGAGTGCATGTGTACAGAGCTGTAAAGTCTCACAGCTGTACAGAGAGCAGATGCTTGACTCCTCTTGGCCTTACTAACTGTCCATGAGTGTGCTCTTGGGTGCTCCAGTGTTGAGGTAGAATGAGTTAGCCTGAATCTTCGTGAAAGAAATTCAAGTGAGCACAGCTGAACAGAACACGGGGCTGTTCGAGTGTCCTCTGCCACACTTGTGGTGACTCAGCTCACTGGACTTATTTGTTAAGCTGCCTTAACTGGCTTTCATGTCTTAATAAGGGCTGAGAAACACAAACATAGAGAAAATGATAAAAAAGAGCTATGAAATGTTCCAGACATTTGATCAGATTGCCAGACTCCCTCTACTGATAGTGCTTGACTGCTGGGAATGCAATTCCGTGGAAGGTATGAAGTGTTGGAGGCCATGTCCATGCTAGGCCAGCAGTGGGGTCTTTGTCCTGACCAGGTCATGACACCCTCATTTTACCAGTTTCAATAAGTGTAAGCAAAGGAGCTTTCTGCACAGGGCAACCCCATGCCATTCTGTTTACACATCCAAACAAATGACATGGCCCTGCCCTGTTTGTGTCAGCGCCTTCCCAGGCTCCCCGGGTAGCCGTGGCAAAGGGACCGTGCGGGGAAACTGGGCAGGTGTGTGATCTCTGGGTAGTGGCGAAAGAAACAGACAAATGGGTTTCTTACAAAAATAGAGCTTGAGCAGGTGCTGTGCATTCTGGGCCATGCCAATTCTGGACCTGGATCATACATAGCTACTGACTCACCCAAACACGATACAGAAATCCTGTCTCCAGGACTCACCTCTTTGGGGCAGTTTGGTCTATCGAAGTCTCAAACAATAACCCTTGTTAGTGAAACAAAATTTTACTAAGgtatgtttgcttttatttgggAAAGCTATTAATGGTTGCAATATAATGGCATTTATAATTGCTGTTTTCATTATCTGTAGCTAAAGGGGCTTGGggtttttattatatttctgtCACATGATTGAAAGTCCTCTCCTTGGTATAAACAAGTGGTAAGTAAGGAATGAAAGCAGCGTTAAGGAGATTTCAGGATATGGGGGACATCGGTTCAGAGCACAGACAGGCCAGTAAGAGAAGTCAAGAGGATACGTAAACTGTTCTAAGTTTCTGTGCACTTTGGGATGAGACGCAGTTTTTTGGCTTATAAGAAATTACTTAGTGAAAATGAGACTGTTGCTAGTACAGCTGTCTTACCAAATTTCATTTCACAGTAGACATCGAAAGCTTCTGAGCCGTTGGGTTTAATAGTGTAAACACCACTGGACTGCATGCCACTGTTATAGAGAGCAGTGCAGTCAGGAGCAGcacctagggaaaaaaaaaaaaaaaagaagacaattaCAAAAATCCTCTTTTGGATGTGGGAAGTTTTAATCCAGCTTTGTAACTTGACTTTCTATGTGAGATAGAGCCAAAACAAAAACTAGAACAATCTTTttggtaattttattttacagcaaCTAAGGAAATGGACAAACTGTTTTGGGCTTGGTAGTACAGCTGCCAAACTGTATGTAAGTTGGACTGCCTATATTTTTTAAGTTAGGCAAGGTTTCAACATAGATAATTTTGGAAAGTCGATAAAGCCTGAGACTAGACTCTGGCAAATGGCTTTCCTACTCCTTACAGAGTTCccaataaatacattttccatttctgcactttgaaaatgcttttcaaCTTTAAAGAAAGCTCTTCTAAATCTTACAATTAGCCAACGTGAAGTAAATTAGTTCTCTGTTCGATACCCTCCAAGACAGGCATCGGCAAGGCCAGGAGTGTCAATAAAAGGGTAGTGACATCGCACGTTTCCGAGAGGTGAATGGAGGGTGAAGACTGAGGACAGGATTACTGCTCTGGCGGATGTTGTTCCTGTATGTCACCCCAGAGACAAGCACACATATGTGTAGGGCTAAATAGctgatgacatttttttccaaagcaggaAATGAGCTCCTTCCCACAGCACTGTATTTAGCATCAGAGTCTTTTGCTTTGAGTCTTTGATTATTAAAAACCAGTGCAGAACTTTGACAGAGAATACCACGAATGCGGTGTATCGTGTAGTCACGTCTAAGGGATAAGGTCTCACCGTCAGATGTGTAGGTCACAGCTGTGGCGTTGCGCACAGGGAAGGGGGTGGCCTCTGGTTCTGTTTGCTCCCCCGTGAAGGAGTCCTCTGCCAGTTCCTGGAGCTCTATGTGGTTTAGCTGAAAGAACCATAATTACAGACTGTTAATTTCCCAAGGCTCTGAAATGATGAGATTCATGTATCAAGCCGAACAATGTCATgcagagaataatttttcttgtGACTGTAATCCTTTAGAATCCCCAATTTACAacataaaaataacttcagaaccGCACTGGTGGATTTCAGTTGCATGAATGTCAGCTCTGCCACCGCTCAAACAAGGTAGGATTCATGAGGCGAGTAAATGACCTGTTCTCATGAGGTGCACCTTAATGGGCAAACAGATTTAACTTACTTCCTCAGGTGACATCACTTAAGACAAATAATACCAACATCTAAAGAGCACAGAACCCACAGTTCCTTAGgctgaaatgcattttccttttatAGCCTCCTCTTAGGAATAAATTAAATATGAGGGTGTCAGTTATACCCAGCATTACAGTGACACATATTGAACTGCAGAACATGGTTCCCTATTGGAGTGAAtattggaaaagaagaaagaggtagAAAGTAATGATTCTTAGAAGACCAGTGGAAGAACACAAATATGATAgataataagaggaaaaaaaaaaaaaaaaaaaagaaaattagcagTCAGAAAATACAGCAGCCTGGTGTTGATAGACAGTATTTCAAAGCTGTGTTCTTGGTCATTGTGTGCCCTGGCCATGGCCCCCTGCCTGGCAGCACAGCACTCTCTCACCCCAAAAAGTACCTGTTTGCAGTCAAAACTGTTTATGTCCTCCTCTACACCCCCAGACTGTGAATAAGAGGGATGGCTGACCCGTGTGAGTGGTTGGACGATTGGCTCCTTCAGTGTTACGAGAAATGACAAATTCTGAAAAGAGGAATAGAGGTGCTTCCTGTACCTTGTCCTCCAGCTCCATTATTTGATTGTGCTGTCTGTCGAGTTGCACATGCTGGTCCTCTACGATTCTGAGAAGCTGCTTGATGTGGTTGTCCTGCTGCTCCACGAAAGCCTGAGGacaggaagggagggaggagggtcGTGGttagaagcagcagcagacctTCACAGCGGCACTGCTTTGTCATGGGGCCGGTTTTGAGAGGCACAAACCATTTAACACTGCCTTTTCATTTCCAAAGAGTCACCTGCTTTGCCTCCAAAGGGATGAATTTCTTTGCATGTGAAGTGAACACCCATTTTTTTGGAGACAAACTACTGGCAGCTTTGTAGACAgaccttttttgttgttgctattttccttccattttcacaTCCACAACAATTATGTTCTGTGGAGTTGGCCCTTGATTCAAACTAAATGTGTGCCACCGATCAAAAAAGGGAACGATTCCCAGCATGTGGGGTACTGGCTTGGGATTTGAGAGATC comes from Athene noctua chromosome 5, bAthNoc1.hap1.1, whole genome shotgun sequence and encodes:
- the ANGPTL3 gene encoding angiopoietin-related protein 3; translation: MKIILVFLFITSLAVSATAEKDYSSLDSAPSLETKSRFAMLDDVRILANGLLQLGHGLKDFVHKTKGQMNDIFQKLYIFDRSFYELSLQTSEIKEEEEQLRQTTARLQINNEEIKNLSQEMNSKIEDLIQNKIQLQEKVWGLEDKVTKLAIIQPSVQETKDISSLKAFVEQQDNHIKQLLRIVEDQHVQLDRQHNQIMELEDKLNHIELQELAEDSFTGEQTEPEATPFPVRNATAVTYTSDGAAPDCTALYNSGMQSSGVYTIKPNGSEAFDVYCEMKFGSSWTVIQNRVDGSLDFNQTWDAYTNGFGDLNEEFWLGLNKTYSITKQGDYILRIELQDWKYNKRYIEYAFSLGGPETGYTLQLSRISGSIPNALPEQTELRFSTAGHHVDIINDFNCPENYLGGWWHSECEETNLNGKYVAPRSRGRLDRRKGLYWKPKKGRYYLLKSTKIMIHPTDLKSFD